Proteins from a single region of Sneathiella aquimaris:
- a CDS encoding cryptochrome/photolyase family protein: protein MKTLRLILGDQLNKTITSLEGCDPKTDILCLYEVQEEATYVKHHKKKIAFLFSAMRHFAEELRQAGHTVHYSKLDDPKNTGSFRGEIDRTLAAHDINKIVVAHPGDYRMLKEIESWQSAFDIPVEILPDNRFLVSPEEFYNWADGRKKLRMEFFYREIRKRYSILMDGDEPVGGQWNFDPENRNPPQTDLTIPKPFENTPDALTQEVLEMVGDRFSDHFGDLEPFHFAVTRRQAIKALRLFIEERLALFGDYQDAMIEQEPWMYHAHISFYLNCGLLLPLECVKAAITAYHEGKAPLNAVEGFIRQIVGWREYVRGVYWLKMPGYSDLNFFNATRNLPDFFWTADTDMNCLRQSVTETKVNAYAHHIQRLMVLGNFALLAGIDPDQVNEWFLIVYADAYEWVELPNVTGMALFADGGQLASKPYASSGSYINKMSNYCKNCRYRVTKKNGPDACPFNYLYWDFLSRNRKALKDNPRVGMMYKTYDRMKDGKKQAIRDDSQRFLEKLS from the coding sequence ATGAAAACATTACGCCTTATTCTAGGCGATCAACTCAATAAAACGATCACAAGCCTGGAAGGGTGTGATCCGAAAACTGATATTCTCTGCCTGTATGAGGTTCAAGAGGAAGCAACCTATGTAAAACATCATAAAAAGAAAATCGCGTTTCTATTTTCTGCCATGCGGCATTTTGCAGAAGAACTACGGCAGGCTGGACACACAGTACATTATTCCAAATTGGACGATCCTAAAAATACGGGCTCCTTTCGCGGTGAGATTGACCGCACCCTCGCTGCCCATGACATTAACAAAATCGTGGTGGCGCATCCGGGCGATTATCGCATGCTGAAAGAAATAGAAAGTTGGCAATCAGCGTTTGATATTCCCGTCGAAATACTGCCGGACAATCGTTTTCTCGTATCGCCTGAAGAATTCTACAATTGGGCAGACGGCAGAAAAAAACTGCGCATGGAATTTTTCTATCGGGAAATTCGCAAGCGTTATTCAATCCTGATGGATGGTGATGAACCGGTTGGCGGCCAGTGGAATTTTGATCCGGAAAACAGGAACCCGCCTCAAACAGACTTAACCATTCCCAAGCCTTTTGAAAATACCCCTGATGCCCTTACTCAAGAGGTTCTGGAGATGGTTGGTGATCGTTTTTCCGATCATTTCGGTGATCTTGAGCCATTCCATTTCGCAGTAACGCGGCGGCAGGCAATAAAGGCGCTTCGCTTGTTTATTGAAGAACGCCTCGCACTTTTCGGGGATTATCAGGATGCGATGATCGAACAGGAACCATGGATGTACCATGCGCATATCAGCTTTTATCTGAACTGTGGCTTATTGCTGCCCCTTGAGTGTGTAAAAGCTGCCATAACTGCCTATCATGAGGGTAAAGCGCCCCTGAACGCGGTTGAAGGGTTTATCCGGCAGATTGTCGGGTGGCGTGAATATGTGCGGGGTGTCTATTGGCTTAAAATGCCGGGTTATTCCGACCTTAATTTTTTTAACGCAACACGAAACCTCCCGGATTTTTTTTGGACGGCCGATACAGACATGAACTGTTTACGTCAATCGGTCACCGAAACCAAAGTAAATGCCTACGCCCACCATATTCAGCGTTTAATGGTTCTTGGTAATTTTGCCCTTCTTGCAGGGATCGATCCTGATCAGGTGAATGAATGGTTCCTGATTGTCTATGCGGACGCCTATGAATGGGTTGAATTACCCAATGTAACTGGCATGGCTTTGTTCGCGGATGGCGGACAACTGGCAAGCAAACCGTATGCTTCCAGCGGTAGCTACATTAATAAAATGTCAAATTATTGCAAGAATTGCCGTTATCGCGTAACGAAAAAAAATGGACCGGATGCCTGTCCCTTCAATTATCTCTACTGGGATTTTCTATCCAGAAATCGTAAAGCGTTAAAAGACAATCCGCGCGTCGGGATGATGTACAAAACCTATGACCGGATGAAAGACGGTAAAAAACAAGCCATCCGGGACGACAGTCAGCGTTTTCTGGAGAAACTTTCATGA
- a CDS encoding PAS domain-containing protein, with translation MLNKLNMCDYGERFEKILGLWLELKSDKKFPIWKDFDVKNAAYGIGFLNAITVINEGEDFEYRVFGTNIVDAYSVELTRKRVSEVAPLERSQKSMNFYRSVVKTGEPQCVFQDVSDINALKPLFGEEERCWLRLVLPFSTDGETVDRLLGYGEPILLEQFGRSVQEKGVNLQGIYPVATDGK, from the coding sequence ATGCTAAACAAGCTCAATATGTGTGACTATGGTGAACGTTTTGAAAAAATTCTAGGGCTTTGGCTAGAACTTAAAAGCGACAAAAAGTTTCCAATCTGGAAAGATTTCGACGTCAAAAATGCGGCATATGGTATTGGCTTCCTAAACGCAATCACCGTTATCAACGAAGGTGAAGATTTTGAGTATCGTGTTTTCGGCACGAACATCGTCGATGCCTATTCCGTTGAATTGACGCGAAAGCGGGTCAGTGAAGTGGCCCCCTTGGAGCGTTCTCAAAAATCAATGAATTTTTACCGTTCAGTTGTCAAGACTGGCGAACCACAATGCGTTTTTCAGGATGTGAGCGACATAAACGCTTTGAAACCACTTTTTGGAGAAGAAGAGCGTTGCTGGCTTCGATTGGTCTTGCCATTCTCGACAGATGGAGAAACAGTCGATCGGTTATTGGGTTATGGTGAACCTATTTTGCTGGAACAATTTGGCCGGAGCGTTCAGGAAAAAGGTGTAAACTTACAGGGTATCTACCCTGTCGCAACTGATGGGAAATAA
- a CDS encoding DUF2256 domain-containing protein, whose amino-acid sequence MKKKSDLPTRLCPICDRPFTWRKKWEKVWDDVKYCSKRCRSSKQKSSI is encoded by the coding sequence ATGAAAAAGAAATCCGATTTACCGACCAGGCTTTGTCCGATTTGCGATCGCCCTTTCACATGGCGTAAAAAATGGGAGAAAGTTTGGGATGACGTTAAATATTGTTCGAAAAGATGCCGAAGTTCCAAACAAAAGAGTTCAATATGA
- a CDS encoding L-serine ammonia-lyase, iron-sulfur-dependent, subunit alpha, whose protein sequence is MIYPSIFNDVIGPVMRGASSSHVAAAHRIGALARDYMNGDFSTVLIEYDPNGSLEPTHESQGSDMGLFTGLMGWAVTDERMVDAEDHLKNLGIAVEIRISDYGARHENTYKLTLSNAEETLCMIAISTGGGMIEVTEVNGKKVSIFGDYHETLIFNTDQPGLDNLKADHILVRDDFIQLKSQQPLTLPGDLECRTMAPVLPIGARKGLSVPFLTAEELRAYNEGKDLSFWELAVEYESQRGNISADEVFERMREIVRILDTSIQSGIDGTSYSDRIYPAQAPKFKEKSAGNNFINLGLHNDVILAVTALMDVKSSMGVIVAAPTAGSCGTLPGTCLAVANALNLSEDQKVKAMLSAGLIGVFIAHMATFSAELGGCQAETGSGSGMAAAALITLMDGTVQQNIDAASIALQNTFGLVCDPVANRVEAPCLGKNVLMAGNALSAANMTLAGFEALIPLDEVIIAMHKVGLSIPCELRCTGKGGLATTPTGLRLFEEMNASK, encoded by the coding sequence ATGATCTATCCTTCAATCTTCAACGATGTCATTGGTCCTGTTATGCGTGGGGCATCCAGCTCTCATGTTGCGGCGGCGCACCGGATCGGCGCCCTCGCCCGGGATTATATGAACGGTGATTTTTCGACTGTGCTGATTGAGTATGATCCCAATGGATCGTTAGAGCCTACCCACGAAAGTCAGGGTTCGGACATGGGCCTGTTTACAGGGCTTATGGGCTGGGCGGTTACGGATGAACGCATGGTGGACGCCGAAGATCATCTGAAAAATCTCGGGATTGCCGTTGAAATTCGTATATCTGATTATGGGGCCCGCCATGAAAACACCTATAAACTGACACTATCCAATGCAGAGGAAACCCTTTGCATGATCGCCATCTCGACAGGGGGCGGTATGATTGAAGTTACGGAAGTGAACGGGAAAAAGGTCTCTATCTTTGGCGATTACCATGAAACATTGATTTTTAATACGGACCAGCCGGGACTGGATAATCTGAAGGCTGATCATATTTTGGTCCGCGATGACTTTATTCAACTGAAAAGCCAACAGCCTTTAACCCTGCCCGGTGATCTTGAATGCCGGACCATGGCCCCCGTCTTGCCAATTGGTGCCCGAAAAGGCCTGTCGGTTCCTTTCTTAACAGCTGAAGAACTACGGGCCTACAATGAAGGAAAGGACCTTTCCTTTTGGGAACTGGCAGTGGAATATGAAAGCCAACGCGGCAATATCTCAGCGGACGAAGTTTTTGAGCGGATGCGTGAAATTGTTCGCATTCTGGACACTTCCATTCAAAGTGGAATTGACGGCACCTCGTACAGCGATCGGATTTACCCGGCACAAGCACCAAAATTTAAAGAAAAATCTGCGGGGAACAATTTCATAAATCTTGGATTGCACAATGATGTCATTCTGGCGGTGACCGCCCTGATGGATGTCAAAAGCTCGATGGGCGTCATCGTCGCGGCCCCCACAGCCGGATCTTGCGGAACATTGCCAGGAACCTGCCTTGCCGTCGCCAACGCGCTAAATCTAAGTGAAGATCAGAAAGTTAAGGCGATGCTTTCAGCGGGCCTTATTGGTGTCTTTATCGCTCATATGGCCACTTTCTCGGCCGAACTTGGGGGATGTCAGGCGGAAACTGGTTCAGGTTCCGGCATGGCAGCAGCTGCGCTCATCACCTTGATGGACGGAACCGTTCAGCAAAATATCGACGCAGCCTCCATTGCCCTGCAAAACACGTTCGGACTGGTCTGTGACCCTGTTGCAAACCGGGTTGAAGCCCCGTGTTTAGGCAAAAATGTTTTAATGGCTGGAAACGCCTTATCTGCGGCCAACATGACCCTTGCCGGTTTTGAAGCACTCATTCCCCTGGATGAAGTAATCATCGCCATGCATAAGGTTGGCCTGTCCATTCCTTGCGAATTACGCTGCACCGGCAAAGGGGGCCTCGCAACAACGCCAACGGGCTTGCGGCTGTTTGAAGAAATGAATGCCTCTAAATAA
- a CDS encoding thiol-disulfide oxidoreductase DCC family protein, with protein MIIVYYDGKCGLCSKEINHYKKIAPAGIFDWQDITENPTNLKEKDISISEALKMLHACASDGSMHVGVDAFILIWKQLDRWRILSMIISLPILKQIAGWIYRSFAIWRFNRLEHCQLAAKSDR; from the coding sequence ATGATCATCGTCTATTATGATGGAAAATGTGGTTTATGTTCAAAAGAGATCAATCACTATAAAAAGATCGCCCCGGCGGGCATTTTCGACTGGCAGGACATCACTGAAAACCCGACTAACCTGAAAGAAAAGGATATCAGTATATCCGAAGCGTTAAAAATGCTCCATGCCTGCGCATCAGATGGGTCCATGCATGTCGGCGTTGATGCTTTCATTCTTATTTGGAAACAACTGGATCGATGGCGCATACTATCCATGATCATATCGCTGCCTATTCTGAAACAGATTGCAGGTTGGATTTATCGGTCCTTTGCCATTTGGCGCTTCAATCGATTGGAACATTGTCAGTTAGCTGCAAAAAGCGACCGATAA
- a CDS encoding PAS domain S-box protein: MAKAQKRSVAATASEIQTEALQELAHIRYTGNGYVFAATWDGESLAGPAKGRNVLGAKDVNGILVVQELIRISKNGGGYFTYHIPPSTGAEPIEKFSYVVGIPEWQWYIGAGFDLLELEAQVAALQKKSRQDRNFVLILVFCVIAVLILAIFLSTRTEIGRIRKNYLRFMDYFENADPQNSKIDTASMRFVEFEEIATAANEMVERRLQAEEALHESQARLSHHFQNTPLGSISFDTDFRVTEWNVAAKTIFGFSADEVVGRYVSDILLPPTAKEDVGQIWQLLLENKGGTRSTNENITKDGRIILCDWYNTSILGKSGKVIGVMSLVQDITERRLLEEQVNRSQKLEAVGQLTGGIAHDFNNLMAIMMGNLELVLEQLGPDTPLRKNIKNALQAVARGSTLTRQLLSFSRQQILSPADTDIQQLVEDTLNLLERTLGEDIQLIRHYDGKKIFVNIDGDIFSNALVNLALNARDAMPDGGTLTVRLTTLHVTEGTVGLNNEPICGSFALITVADTGYGMSKEVLGQVLEPFFTTKEVGKGSGLGLSMAYGFVTQSDGYLDITSTEGEGTTISIYLPLSDSKPAVQEKDVTPIPELTTGKTILLVEDDQHVRETTSVTLIDLGYTVLEAMDGASALAMLEHRASDIDLVLSDVIMPNGMSGIDLAKQIAVDYRPLKILLTSGYPDKIADQHEISTLDIQLLAKPFTRAQLVAAINSVSSEDLTA, from the coding sequence ATTGCCAAGGCACAGAAAAGGAGTGTCGCGGCGACTGCGTCAGAGATCCAAACAGAGGCGTTACAGGAACTTGCTCATATTCGATATACGGGGAATGGGTATGTATTTGCAGCGACTTGGGATGGAGAGTCCCTTGCTGGTCCCGCTAAAGGTAGGAATGTTTTAGGCGCAAAAGATGTCAATGGTATCTTGGTTGTTCAGGAACTCATCAGGATTTCAAAGAACGGAGGTGGATATTTTACGTACCATATTCCGCCTTCAACAGGGGCTGAGCCGATCGAGAAATTCAGTTATGTCGTTGGGATACCAGAATGGCAGTGGTATATCGGGGCCGGTTTTGATCTCCTTGAACTAGAGGCGCAAGTGGCCGCTTTGCAGAAAAAAAGCAGGCAGGATCGCAACTTTGTCCTTATTCTTGTTTTTTGCGTCATTGCTGTTCTGATCCTTGCGATTTTTCTATCCACCCGAACAGAAATCGGCAGAATTCGAAAAAATTATTTGCGGTTCATGGATTATTTCGAAAACGCGGACCCTCAAAATTCTAAAATCGATACTGCGAGCATGCGGTTTGTAGAGTTTGAGGAAATTGCAACCGCCGCAAACGAGATGGTTGAGAGGCGCCTTCAAGCTGAAGAAGCGCTCCACGAAAGTCAAGCGCGGCTGTCCCATCACTTTCAAAATACCCCTCTTGGCAGTATTTCTTTTGATACAGACTTTCGTGTCACTGAATGGAACGTTGCCGCAAAAACCATTTTCGGGTTTTCTGCCGATGAAGTCGTTGGCAGATATGTGTCAGACATTCTTCTTCCTCCAACCGCCAAAGAAGATGTTGGTCAGATCTGGCAACTTTTACTTGAAAACAAAGGTGGGACCCGATCGACAAACGAAAATATCACCAAAGATGGGCGCATCATCTTGTGTGATTGGTATAACACATCAATATTGGGAAAAAGTGGCAAGGTGATCGGCGTCATGTCCCTTGTTCAAGACATCACAGAACGAAGATTGCTTGAAGAACAGGTCAACCGTTCCCAAAAACTGGAAGCTGTTGGACAGCTGACAGGCGGTATCGCGCATGATTTTAATAATCTGATGGCGATCATGATGGGCAATCTTGAATTGGTGTTAGAACAGCTGGGCCCGGATACCCCGTTACGCAAGAATATCAAAAATGCATTACAGGCTGTGGCGCGCGGATCGACCTTGACCAGACAACTGCTCTCATTCTCGCGGCAGCAGATATTATCTCCTGCTGATACGGACATCCAGCAACTGGTTGAGGACACACTTAACTTGTTGGAAAGAACGTTAGGGGAGGATATTCAGCTTATTCGCCATTATGATGGTAAAAAAATATTTGTGAATATTGACGGTGATATTTTCAGCAATGCTCTTGTAAATTTGGCCTTGAATGCGCGAGATGCCATGCCTGACGGCGGCACACTGACCGTCCGTTTGACCACCCTTCACGTTACCGAGGGAACGGTAGGGCTGAACAATGAGCCGATCTGCGGATCTTTCGCACTGATTACTGTTGCTGATACCGGTTACGGGATGAGTAAGGAGGTCTTGGGGCAGGTTCTTGAACCCTTCTTTACGACGAAAGAAGTGGGCAAAGGAAGCGGGTTGGGATTGAGTATGGCCTACGGTTTTGTGACTCAATCGGACGGATATCTGGACATTACCAGTACGGAAGGAGAGGGGACAACAATATCAATCTACCTTCCCTTATCTGATAGTAAACCGGCGGTTCAGGAAAAAGACGTTACACCAATACCAGAGCTGACAACGGGTAAGACCATCCTTCTGGTGGAAGATGACCAACATGTAAGAGAGACAACATCGGTAACCCTGATCGATCTTGGCTATACGGTATTGGAGGCAATGGACGGCGCTTCCGCGTTGGCCATGCTTGAACACAGAGCAAGCGATATTGATCTGGTCTTAAGTGATGTGATCATGCCGAATGGAATGAGCGGTATTGATCTGGCCAAACAAATTGCTGTTGATTACCGCCCTTTAAAAATTCTTCTGACTTCTGGCTATCCGGATAAAATTGCCGATCAACATGAAATCAGCACATTAGACATTCAATTGCTTGCAAAGCCCTTCACAAGGGCACAACTTGTCGCGGCGATTAACAGTGTATCGTCTGAAGATCTAACTGCTTGA
- a CDS encoding 4-hydroxyproline epimerase encodes MARHTFFCIDGHTCGNPVRVVAGGGPDLQGETMLEKRAHFLDEYDWIRTGLMFEPRGHDMMSGSILYPPTREDCDIAILFIETSGCLPMCGHGTIGTVTMAIENGLVTPKVPGILRLDTPAGLVVAEYTQNGEYVEEVRLTNVPAFLYKEGLSAEVDGLGEIFVDVAYGGNFYAIVDRQANFQDIDDYTAGELIGFSPKLRQALNEKYDFIHPEKPEIKGLSHVLWTGSPTQPEATARNAVFYGDKAIDRSPCGTGTSSRMAQWATHGKLEVGQEFIHESIIGSIMKGRVEARAQVGSFDAIIPSIAGWARMTGTNTIYIDDRDPYAHGFVVR; translated from the coding sequence ATGGCAAGACATACATTTTTTTGCATTGATGGACATACATGCGGCAATCCGGTGCGTGTCGTTGCAGGTGGTGGCCCGGACTTGCAAGGCGAAACAATGCTGGAAAAGCGGGCACATTTTCTAGACGAATATGACTGGATAAGAACCGGGCTGATGTTTGAGCCCCGCGGCCATGACATGATGTCCGGCTCTATTCTTTATCCCCCGACCCGCGAAGACTGCGATATTGCTATTCTGTTTATTGAAACATCCGGCTGTTTGCCCATGTGCGGACATGGCACAATCGGGACCGTTACAATGGCGATCGAAAATGGTCTTGTGACACCCAAAGTGCCCGGCATTCTGCGCCTCGACACACCCGCCGGGCTGGTGGTTGCCGAATACACCCAGAACGGTGAGTATGTCGAGGAAGTCCGCCTGACCAATGTTCCCGCCTTCTTGTACAAAGAAGGACTGAGTGCAGAAGTCGACGGTTTAGGAGAGATTTTTGTTGACGTCGCCTATGGGGGAAATTTTTACGCCATTGTCGATCGACAGGCCAATTTTCAGGACATTGATGACTATACGGCTGGTGAACTGATCGGGTTTAGTCCTAAATTGCGCCAGGCACTCAATGAAAAATATGATTTTATCCATCCTGAAAAACCAGAAATTAAGGGCCTTAGCCATGTCCTTTGGACTGGTTCCCCAACGCAACCGGAAGCGACAGCCCGCAACGCAGTGTTTTATGGCGATAAAGCCATCGACCGCTCGCCCTGCGGAACCGGGACCTCTTCGCGCATGGCACAATGGGCCACCCATGGAAAACTGGAAGTCGGTCAGGAATTTATCCACGAAAGTATTATCGGGTCGATCATGAAAGGCCGCGTTGAAGCCCGCGCACAGGTCGGCTCCTTTGACGCCATTATCCCGTCAATCGCTGGTTGGGCGCGAATGACAGGCACCAACACGATCTATATCGATGATCGTGATCCGTACGCCCATGGCTTTGTGGTGAGGTAA
- a CDS encoding DMT family transporter: MNNNPGFTAYLPHIALSASSIMLGMSFVAIRIVMDQHAIPATLGFLRYGLAVLLLLPLLLFVRRPGPPTKIVLVLAGLGIIQFGFFHLFVNTALEQMPASRGAVIFSLIPVMTMLFAAMAGRERLTPINLFAATLSIVGVSLAIGEKAFQNQSEIHNWTGEILFFMAVCCGAIYNTFSSRILKVHSIVHATIIGMTAGSTFILIFSFIEGFPSVIASFSTEIWLWIMYLAGPAAALSLFLFNWGLQQLSPSKAAIYVPLAPVAASAFGAFLLGENLSGLFLIGLTFAITGPILTNWRPFRI; encoded by the coding sequence TTGAACAACAACCCTGGTTTCACAGCCTATCTTCCGCATATCGCTTTAAGCGCTTCTTCGATCATGCTCGGCATGTCTTTTGTCGCCATTCGAATTGTCATGGATCAACATGCCATTCCGGCAACATTGGGATTTCTGCGGTATGGTCTTGCGGTTCTTTTGCTACTTCCCTTATTACTGTTTGTCAGACGACCGGGACCACCCACCAAAATCGTTCTGGTACTGGCCGGACTGGGAATTATACAATTCGGCTTTTTCCATTTATTTGTGAACACCGCACTCGAACAGATGCCGGCATCTAGAGGAGCGGTTATATTCTCCCTCATTCCCGTCATGACGATGCTATTTGCGGCAATGGCGGGGCGGGAACGACTTACCCCCATCAATCTGTTTGCAGCAACCTTATCAATCGTTGGCGTTTCGCTAGCGATTGGAGAAAAAGCCTTCCAGAACCAGTCAGAGATACACAACTGGACTGGAGAAATCCTGTTCTTTATGGCAGTCTGTTGCGGCGCAATTTATAATACGTTTTCTTCCCGAATACTAAAGGTTCATTCTATAGTTCATGCGACCATCATAGGTATGACAGCCGGCTCTACCTTTATCCTGATCTTTTCATTTATCGAAGGCTTCCCGTCAGTCATTGCCAGTTTTTCAACAGAAATCTGGTTGTGGATCATGTATCTTGCAGGCCCTGCAGCAGCGCTTAGTCTTTTTCTGTTTAATTGGGGACTGCAACAACTCAGCCCTTCAAAAGCCGCTATTTATGTACCATTAGCCCCAGTCGCAGCGAGCGCTTTTGGCGCCTTTTTATTGGGAGAAAACCTGTCAGGTTTATTCCTTATTGGGCTCACCTTTGCCATAACAGGGCCAATCTTGACGAACTGGCGCCCATTTAGAATCTGA
- a CDS encoding trans-3-hydroxy-L-proline dehydratase, which yields MQSSKTIHVVSCHAEGEVGDVIVGGVAPPPGDTLWEQSRFIAKDETLRNFVLNEPRGGVFRHVNLLVPPKNPDAQMGWIIMEPEDTPPMSGSNSICVSTVLLESGILPMQEPITEMTLEAPGGLVHVTASCKNGKVTKVSVQNVPSFADRLDATLEVPGLGTLTVDTAFGGDSFVMVDAKALGFEITPDEARDMAEVGIRITRAANEQLTFSHPTNPDWTHFSFCQIHAPMTVEDGIKSVKNAVVIQPGKIDRSPTGTAVSARMAVLHARGLMTVGENYLARSIINSTFGGRIVKTTKVGDKDAIIPELSGQAWITGTHQLMLDPTDPWPEGYRIGDTWPMLKDKH from the coding sequence ATGCAATCGTCAAAAACAATTCATGTAGTGTCCTGCCATGCCGAAGGAGAAGTCGGCGATGTCATCGTCGGAGGCGTTGCGCCTCCGCCGGGCGATACCCTTTGGGAACAGTCACGGTTCATCGCAAAAGATGAGACCCTTCGGAATTTTGTATTGAATGAACCACGCGGCGGGGTGTTTCGGCATGTCAATCTTTTGGTCCCGCCCAAAAATCCAGACGCACAAATGGGCTGGATTATTATGGAGCCTGAAGACACTCCGCCAATGTCCGGATCTAACTCTATCTGTGTTTCGACTGTGTTGTTGGAAAGTGGCATTCTGCCCATGCAGGAACCCATAACTGAAATGACACTGGAAGCGCCAGGGGGGTTGGTGCATGTTACCGCAAGTTGTAAAAATGGTAAGGTGACGAAGGTATCGGTTCAGAATGTCCCGTCTTTTGCGGATCGACTGGATGCCACCCTGGAAGTACCGGGGCTTGGTACATTGACCGTTGATACTGCTTTTGGTGGTGACAGTTTTGTTATGGTCGATGCCAAGGCACTTGGCTTTGAAATCACCCCTGATGAAGCACGGGACATGGCGGAAGTCGGCATTCGAATTACTCGGGCCGCCAACGAACAGCTGACCTTCAGCCATCCAACAAACCCGGACTGGACACATTTTTCCTTTTGTCAGATCCACGCCCCTATGACAGTGGAAGACGGCATAAAATCTGTGAAAAATGCTGTTGTCATTCAACCTGGAAAAATTGATCGATCCCCCACCGGAACCGCCGTGTCCGCCCGTATGGCCGTATTGCATGCCCGCGGCCTGATGACGGTAGGAGAAAACTATCTTGCCCGATCAATCATTAATTCAACTTTCGGGGGGCGCATCGTCAAAACAACCAAAGTTGGTGATAAAGATGCTATTATTCCAGAGTTGTCAGGTCAGGCGTGGATTACAGGAACACACCAGTTAATGCTGGACCCGACAGACCCATGGCCAGAAGGATATCGAATTGGCGATACCTGGCCCATGCTCAAAGACAAGCATTGA
- a CDS encoding Rid family hydrolase produces the protein MNRKLVLNGNPMEEIVGFSRAVRVGPYITIGGTAPVDSEGKTVGIGSAEKQAQRIFEIIGDALEQAGSGWQDVVRIRIILTNIDDWKTVVDVRAKYCQAAKPVDTIMQITRFVNPEWLVEVEADAVVSDAGNIIP, from the coding sequence GTGAACAGGAAATTGGTACTAAACGGAAATCCAATGGAGGAAATTGTCGGTTTTTCGCGGGCTGTCCGAGTGGGGCCATATATAACGATCGGTGGGACGGCCCCAGTTGATTCAGAAGGAAAAACCGTTGGTATTGGCAGTGCTGAAAAGCAGGCTCAGCGGATTTTTGAGATCATTGGTGATGCGTTGGAGCAAGCTGGATCAGGGTGGCAAGACGTTGTGCGCATAAGAATTATCCTGACCAATATTGACGACTGGAAAACCGTTGTTGATGTTCGTGCAAAATATTGCCAGGCGGCGAAGCCAGTTGACACGATTATGCAGATAACCCGATTTGTAAATCCTGAATGGCTGGTCGAAGTAGAAGCAGATGCAGTTGTTTCTGACGCAGGAAATATTATTCCCTAA
- a CDS encoding cupin domain-containing protein, whose amino-acid sequence MSQQAEPTLQIDNNRTRVTEWRFAPGAETGWHRHDMDYVVVPMVSGQLKLLELNGKEHIADLTAGVPYFRDTGVEHNVINANDYEFVFIEIEFKQN is encoded by the coding sequence ATGTCACAACAAGCCGAGCCAACGCTGCAAATCGATAACAATCGTACCCGAGTAACAGAATGGCGTTTCGCCCCCGGGGCTGAGACAGGCTGGCATCGTCACGATATGGATTACGTTGTCGTCCCCATGGTTTCAGGGCAGTTGAAGCTACTGGAGCTCAATGGCAAAGAACACATCGCCGACCTCACAGCGGGAGTACCATATTTTCGCGATACAGGCGTCGAGCATAACGTAATAAATGCCAATGACTATGAGTTTGTTTTCATAGAGATTGAGTTCAAACAGAACTAG